One window of Methanobacterium alkalithermotolerans genomic DNA carries:
- a CDS encoding 30S ribosomal protein S15 codes for MVTKPEWVEYSNEEIEELILKYNKEGNSTSKIGIILRDQYGIPNVKMVTGKKITQILADHGQKEEYPEDIMNLIRKAVNIRDHLKENHKDLHTKRGLQIIESQIRRLGRYYVNEGVLPEGWRYDPQKAALLVK; via the coding sequence ATGGTAACTAAACCTGAATGGGTTGAATACTCCAATGAAGAAATAGAAGAACTAATTTTAAAATACAATAAAGAAGGAAATTCCACCAGTAAAATAGGAATAATATTAAGGGACCAGTACGGTATACCTAATGTTAAAATGGTTACTGGTAAGAAAATCACCCAGATTTTAGCTGATCACGGGCAAAAGGAAGAATATCCTGAGGATATCATGAACCTCATCCGTAAAGCAGTAAATATCCGGGACCACCTTAAGGAAAACCATAAGGATCTGCATACCAAGCGGGGATTACAGATAATAGAGTCTCAGATCAGGCGTCTGGGTAGGTACTACGTCAATGAAGGCGTTTTACCAGAAGGCTGGAGATATGACCCACAAAAAGCAGCGCTCCTTGTTAAATAA
- a CDS encoding DEAD/DEAH box helicase, whose amino-acid sequence MGKYIAHPLIKVDKIESRLYQQLLAADVLKKGNSMIVAPTALGKTIVAALVAADRLNRYKGSKVLVLAPSKPLVIQHEESFRDFLTITATSLTGAIKTDDRKKRWQESQVICATPQTVESDLLNNRYTLKDVSLLVFDECHRGVGSYAYVYLAGRYLQEAKNPLILGLTASPGSDKDKIKSVCDNLFIQEVMIKGEKDPDVSPYFNPVEIEWVRVKMGEEMEKIKTHLDKALKHRLKMLKSMEVIPTISVSKKDLLRARNKVQNRIARSTTPPKECYKAISLLVAAFNVQHALELLETQGIKTLQEYFKRLKKKNTKAARGLMVDADFGPAVTLTRKALEKGVEHPKLDKLIKILTKELKNEGARVIVFTQYRDTLELIHKSCLKEGINAVKFFGQGKRNGEKGLTQKEQKEIIKGFRKGVYEVLLSTSVAEEGIDIPAVDLVVMYEPVPSEIRMIQRRGRTGRKESGRMMVLITEKTRDEAYYWSSVHKERKMQEELGKTALLDNLELNSGNLVDMNKDSALNSIKENSKLIEKQDRPLIYADSREINSRVLRELDKLDVQVKIKPLAVADYQISEEVAIERKTASDFVSSIKDQRLNKQAKEMVEEFNKPLLILEGDNLYSGFINPNSIRGALSAVALDFGIPIIPTRSPGDTAALIRRIAIREQMHNRPEIQVRTDKKPLTLWEQQLYVVESLPGIGPVNARKLMEEFGSVKEIFNASIEDLQRVDGIGKKIARNIKKVVDSSFKKINKDPEQSLIK is encoded by the coding sequence ATGGGAAAATACATTGCACATCCACTGATTAAAGTAGATAAAATTGAGTCCCGGCTTTATCAACAATTATTAGCTGCAGATGTTTTAAAAAAGGGTAATTCTATGATAGTGGCCCCTACTGCTTTAGGTAAGACTATTGTAGCAGCATTAGTGGCAGCCGATAGGTTAAATAGATATAAAGGATCCAAAGTGCTGGTATTAGCTCCCAGTAAACCCCTGGTAATCCAGCATGAAGAGAGTTTTCGGGATTTTCTAACCATTACAGCCACCTCCCTAACCGGGGCTATAAAAACTGATGATAGGAAAAAAAGGTGGCAGGAGTCGCAAGTTATATGTGCTACCCCTCAGACAGTTGAATCAGATCTACTTAATAATCGCTATACTCTAAAAGATGTTTCTCTTCTGGTATTTGATGAGTGCCACCGGGGAGTGGGATCCTATGCCTATGTTTATCTGGCGGGGCGTTATTTGCAGGAAGCTAAAAATCCTCTTATACTGGGGCTTACTGCTTCTCCAGGATCAGATAAGGATAAAATAAAGTCTGTTTGTGATAATTTATTTATTCAGGAAGTAATGATTAAGGGGGAAAAAGACCCGGATGTTAGTCCATATTTTAATCCAGTGGAAATAGAATGGGTAAGGGTGAAAATGGGTGAGGAAATGGAAAAAATTAAAACTCACCTGGATAAGGCCCTTAAGCACCGTTTGAAAATGCTTAAAAGTATGGAGGTAATTCCTACCATCTCTGTTAGTAAAAAAGATCTTTTACGTGCCCGAAATAAAGTACAAAATCGTATTGCCCGGAGTACCACCCCTCCTAAAGAATGTTATAAAGCCATTTCACTTTTAGTTGCAGCTTTTAATGTGCAGCATGCTCTGGAACTTTTAGAAACCCAGGGCATCAAAACCCTCCAGGAGTACTTTAAACGATTAAAGAAAAAGAATACTAAAGCAGCCCGGGGTCTGATGGTGGATGCTGATTTTGGGCCGGCAGTTACTCTAACCCGCAAAGCATTAGAAAAGGGTGTGGAACATCCTAAATTAGATAAATTAATTAAAATTCTAACTAAAGAACTAAAAAATGAGGGAGCTAGAGTAATTGTATTTACCCAGTATCGGGATACCCTGGAGTTAATACATAAGAGTTGTTTAAAAGAGGGTATAAATGCAGTTAAATTTTTTGGCCAGGGAAAGCGTAATGGGGAAAAAGGACTAACCCAAAAAGAACAAAAAGAGATTATAAAGGGTTTCCGTAAGGGAGTATATGAGGTTTTATTATCCACCAGTGTGGCCGAAGAGGGTATTGATATCCCGGCGGTGGATCTGGTGGTGATGTATGAGCCGGTTCCTTCAGAAATAAGAATGATCCAGCGTCGTGGCCGTACTGGTCGAAAAGAAAGCGGACGTATGATGGTACTTATTACTGAAAAAACTAGAGATGAAGCTTATTACTGGTCCAGTGTCCATAAAGAAAGGAAAATGCAGGAAGAACTTGGTAAAACGGCACTATTAGATAATCTGGAATTGAACTCAGGAAACCTGGTGGATATGAATAAAGATTCCGCCCTGAATTCTATTAAGGAAAATTCTAAACTAATAGAAAAGCAGGATCGGCCCTTAATCTATGCTGACTCCCGGGAAATCAATTCCAGGGTGCTGCGTGAACTTGATAAACTGGATGTTCAGGTAAAAATAAAGCCTCTGGCAGTGGCTGATTACCAGATTAGTGAAGAAGTAGCCATTGAAAGAAAAACAGCTTCGGATTTTGTTAGCTCTATTAAAGACCAGAGACTGAATAAGCAGGCCAAAGAGATGGTGGAAGAATTCAACAAACCTCTTTTGATTTTAGAGGGGGATAATCTGTATTCTGGATTTATAAATCCTAATTCAATTAGAGGAGCTCTATCAGCAGTGGCTCTGGATTTTGGAATCCCTATAATACCCACCCGTTCCCCAGGGGATACTGCCGCCTTGATACGCAGGATTGCTATAAGAGAACAGATGCATAATAGACCAGAAATCCAGGTTAGAACTGATAAAAAGCCATTGACTTTATGGGAACAGCAGCTCTATGTGGTGGAATCCTTGCCTGGTATTGGACCGGTTAATGCCCGAAAATTAATGGAAGAGTTTGGTTCGGTGAAGGAAATATTTAATGCCTCCATTGAAGATTTGCAAAGGGTAGATGGGATTGGTAAAAAAATAGCTAGAAATATTAAAAAAGTAGTGGATAGTAGTTTTAAAAAAATAAATAAAGACCCGGAACAAAGTCTTATTAAATAA
- a CDS encoding XTP/dITP diphosphatase — translation MPPAINFITGNKHKVEEAEKIFLKFGLKIQHMNLGYMEPQGTLEEVARFGAKYAAQKLEEPVIVEDAGLFIKALNWFPGPYSAYVQDTLGNKGILKLMENVKNRYAEFRSVVGYCAPNAEPKIFLGVVKGRISNIEKGNLGFAFDPLFYPEDMDKTFGELTTHKKNQFSHRSRSLEQFARWYKNQSRD, via the coding sequence GTGCCCCCTGCCATTAACTTTATAACCGGTAACAAACACAAAGTAGAAGAAGCAGAAAAAATCTTTCTGAAATTTGGATTAAAAATTCAGCATATGAATCTGGGTTATATGGAACCCCAGGGGACCCTGGAGGAAGTGGCCCGGTTCGGTGCAAAATATGCTGCCCAAAAATTAGAAGAACCGGTTATTGTGGAAGATGCCGGACTGTTTATAAAAGCTTTGAATTGGTTTCCTGGTCCTTATTCTGCCTATGTGCAGGACACCCTAGGTAATAAGGGAATCTTAAAATTAATGGAAAACGTCAAAAACCGCTATGCCGAATTCAGGTCGGTGGTTGGGTACTGCGCCCCCAATGCCGAGCCCAAGATTTTTTTAGGTGTGGTTAAAGGACGGATTTCTAATATAGAAAAAGGAAATTTAGGCTTTGCATTTGATCCCCTATTTTATCCGGAAGATATGGATAAAACTTTTGGAGAACTAACTACTCATAAGAAGAATCAATTTTCTCATCGTAGTCGTTCCCTGGAGCAATTTGCCAGGTGGTATAAAAACCAATCCCGGGATTGA
- a CDS encoding aconitase X, with protein sequence MYLTGEEEKMYQGEYGETIKKSMEILVALGDIYQAERLVNITSAQVSGVSYKTIGDAGLEYLEDLARDTQARTRVASTLNPAGVDLEKWEELGFSPEFTTQQHRIVEAYGKMDVMTTCTCTPYLIGNVPLKGSHIAWSESSAVAYANSILGAMSNREGGPGALAAAICGKTACYGYHLPENRKSDLVVELECEIQGTDYGALGYLVGQTVKEGKPYFKLKNRPLNDNLKGLGAALASSGAVALYHIEGITPEYKDALPEEADDTLFVDRNNLEEVKEKLSTTSLKPDLVCLGCPHASLEEIRKVAEILKGKKLKNDLWLCTSINMKTAADRMGYTKIIEQSGGRLVFDTCMVVAPIEELDYEVIGVDSAKAANYVPSMCGLEVVFDEIENLLDLD encoded by the coding sequence ATGTACCTCACCGGTGAAGAAGAAAAAATGTACCAGGGCGAATATGGAGAAACCATTAAAAAAAGTATGGAGATTCTGGTAGCCCTGGGAGATATATATCAGGCAGAAAGATTGGTAAACATCACCTCCGCCCAGGTTTCAGGAGTATCATATAAAACCATAGGGGATGCGGGACTGGAGTATCTGGAAGATTTGGCCCGGGATACCCAGGCTCGAACCAGGGTGGCCTCCACCCTGAACCCTGCCGGGGTGGATCTGGAAAAATGGGAAGAATTAGGTTTTTCACCAGAATTCACCACCCAGCAGCATAGGATAGTGGAAGCCTATGGTAAAATGGATGTGATGACCACCTGTACCTGTACCCCTTATCTTATTGGTAACGTACCTTTAAAAGGTTCCCATATTGCCTGGTCAGAGTCTTCTGCGGTGGCCTATGCTAACTCCATTTTAGGTGCTATGAGCAACCGTGAAGGAGGACCAGGTGCACTTGCTGCAGCTATATGTGGTAAAACTGCCTGTTATGGTTATCATTTACCAGAAAACCGGAAAAGTGACCTGGTGGTGGAGCTGGAATGTGAAATACAGGGCACAGATTATGGGGCCCTGGGATACCTGGTGGGACAGACCGTTAAAGAAGGTAAACCCTATTTTAAATTAAAAAACCGTCCCCTTAATGATAATTTAAAGGGACTGGGTGCAGCTTTAGCTTCTTCTGGTGCGGTGGCCCTTTACCATATAGAAGGAATCACTCCAGAGTATAAGGATGCTCTTCCTGAAGAAGCAGATGATACACTGTTTGTGGATAGAAATAATCTGGAGGAAGTAAAAGAGAAATTATCTACCACCTCCCTTAAACCGGACCTGGTATGTCTGGGATGTCCTCATGCTTCCTTAGAAGAAATAAGGAAGGTGGCAGAAATCCTGAAGGGTAAAAAACTTAAAAATGATTTGTGGCTGTGTACTTCCATAAATATGAAGACTGCCGCAGATAGAATGGGCTATACTAAAATTATAGAACAATCTGGTGGCAGACTGGTATTTGATACATGTATGGTGGTGGCTCCTATTGAAGAGCTGGATTATGAGGTTATTGGTGTGGATTCAGCTAAGGCCGCCAACTACGTACCCAGTATGTGTGGCCTGGAGGTGGTTTTTGATGAAATAGAAAACCTCCTTGATTTAGATTAA
- a CDS encoding cation:proton antiporter domain-containing protein, which yields MEVLALTLALIILLGLLASRFFSRIGFPGLFGLLLLGILIGPSGLNLISESFLNLSEDIRVIALIIILLRAGLGLHREAIRKVGSHALKMSFIPCVIEGVAIIFISQQLLGLSFLEAGMLGFILAASSPAIIVTQMLSFISQKKGTARGIPTLILAGSSADDVVSITLFSVFLGAYTGANIDLTYQILGIPLSLILGAAGGFIIGIGLLKLFHYWKINATEKIFLILAAAILLKALGDLLKGTVPVAGLLGVMIIGFVLVDREPNLGYKLSQKFARIWLLAEIVLFVLVGAQVDLSLSFQAGWVGLIIIMGGLLARSCGVYLSLLGSKLNLKEKVFCMVSYTPKATVQAAIGPLPLAAGVISGELILAISVLAILITAPLGAAAIKFTGERFLSSD from the coding sequence ATGGAAGTCTTAGCATTAACTCTGGCCTTGATTATATTACTGGGCCTTTTAGCCAGCCGATTTTTTTCCAGGATAGGATTTCCCGGACTATTTGGATTACTATTACTGGGAATACTGATAGGACCCTCCGGACTAAATTTAATCAGCGAATCCTTTTTAAATCTATCCGAGGATATACGGGTTATTGCACTTATTATTATTCTTTTACGGGCGGGTCTGGGACTTCACCGGGAAGCTATCCGTAAAGTTGGTTCCCATGCCCTGAAAATGAGTTTTATACCCTGTGTTATTGAAGGGGTGGCTATCATCTTCATATCTCAACAACTACTGGGATTATCTTTTTTAGAAGCAGGGATGCTGGGTTTTATCCTGGCCGCATCTTCTCCGGCCATTATTGTAACCCAGATGCTGTCCTTTATCTCCCAAAAAAAAGGAACCGCCAGAGGAATACCCACTCTCATTCTGGCCGGGTCTTCTGCTGATGATGTGGTATCTATCACTCTTTTTTCAGTATTTTTAGGGGCATACACTGGGGCTAATATTGATTTAACCTACCAGATTCTGGGAATACCCTTATCCCTGATATTGGGAGCAGCAGGTGGATTTATAATAGGTATTGGTTTGTTAAAACTCTTCCACTACTGGAAAATAAATGCCACCGAAAAAATATTCCTCATCCTGGCAGCAGCCATACTCCTTAAAGCATTGGGGGATCTTTTGAAGGGAACGGTACCGGTGGCCGGATTACTGGGAGTGATGATCATTGGCTTTGTTCTGGTTGACCGGGAGCCTAACCTGGGATATAAATTATCCCAAAAATTTGCCCGTATATGGCTTTTAGCGGAAATAGTACTTTTTGTACTGGTAGGAGCACAGGTGGACCTTTCCCTTTCATTTCAGGCCGGATGGGTGGGCCTGATTATAATTATGGGTGGTCTTTTAGCCCGTAGCTGTGGGGTTTACCTATCCTTACTGGGAAGTAAACTCAACTTAAAAGAAAAAGTATTCTGTATGGTTTCTTATACTCCTAAAGCCACGGTTCAAGCAGCTATAGGGCCCTTACCATTAGCTGCAGGGGTAATATCTGGGGAACTCATACTGGCTATTTCGGTTCTGGCTATTCTAATAACTGCACCCCTGGGGGCGGCGGCCATAAAATTCACCGGGGAGAGATTTTTAAGTTCTGATTAG
- a CDS encoding single-stranded-DNA-specific exonuclease RecJ has translation MLNKADEACEILKKHLKQGNIVRLISHNDADGLSAAGVVANTITQEGGQYHLTIIPRLKESFIQKLARDKYQLFFFCDMGSAYVEAISRIKGEVIIADHHQPSDFEVPEKITHVNPHLFGVDGSKEVSASGVAYLCMRGMEKQSLAGLALAGAFGDMQYYDGFIGPNKLILEEGLEAGSVEIHQDLKIASKAEEPIYKSLAYTFQPILPGITGDVEGSMAFLEKMGLSYGIKFADLGNEERDILKEELVRLNPEIFGDVYSNPHERPSLKNIEDLSRVLDACGKNKKYGLGMGICLGEKSDALEVALDLQRKYRENLVKGLDWIKREGSMVLENIQYLYTEDKLRKSVLGTISSIALSMETLDPEKPLLALARMDNMVKISGRTTREMISRGVDLGKSLDDASKSFGGTGGGHDIAAGAMIPYKEMDNFLSLVDEITSYQLEE, from the coding sequence TTGTTAAATAAGGCTGATGAAGCCTGTGAGATCCTGAAAAAGCATCTAAAGCAGGGTAATATCGTCCGGCTGATATCCCATAATGATGCCGACGGCCTTTCTGCAGCCGGGGTGGTGGCCAACACCATCACCCAGGAAGGCGGTCAATACCACCTCACCATCATACCCCGGCTTAAAGAAAGTTTCATCCAGAAACTCGCCCGGGATAAATATCAGTTATTCTTTTTCTGCGATATGGGCAGTGCCTATGTGGAGGCCATCTCCCGTATAAAAGGAGAGGTGATTATAGCTGATCACCATCAACCATCTGATTTTGAGGTCCCTGAAAAAATCACCCACGTCAATCCCCATTTATTTGGAGTGGATGGTAGTAAGGAGGTCAGTGCTTCTGGTGTGGCCTACCTGTGTATGCGTGGAATGGAAAAACAATCCCTGGCTGGTCTGGCCCTGGCTGGTGCTTTTGGCGACATGCAGTATTATGATGGATTTATAGGACCAAATAAGCTGATTTTAGAAGAAGGACTGGAAGCGGGGTCCGTTGAAATTCATCAGGACCTGAAAATTGCATCCAAGGCTGAAGAGCCAATTTATAAATCTCTGGCCTATACCTTCCAGCCGATCCTGCCGGGTATAACCGGTGATGTGGAAGGTTCCATGGCATTTCTGGAAAAGATGGGACTCTCCTATGGGATTAAGTTCGCAGATTTAGGGAATGAAGAAAGGGATATCCTGAAAGAGGAACTTGTTCGTCTTAATCCAGAAATCTTTGGGGATGTTTATTCTAACCCCCATGAGCGGCCCTCCCTGAAAAATATTGAAGACCTCTCCCGGGTGCTGGATGCCTGTGGAAAAAATAAAAAATATGGTCTGGGAATGGGAATCTGTCTGGGAGAAAAAAGTGATGCTCTGGAGGTGGCCCTGGATTTGCAGCGCAAGTACCGGGAAAATCTAGTTAAAGGATTGGATTGGATAAAAAGGGAAGGTTCCATGGTCCTGGAAAATATACAGTACCTTTACACCGAAGATAAGCTCCGTAAAAGTGTGCTGGGAACCATATCCAGTATAGCCCTTTCCATGGAAACCCTGGATCCAGAAAAACCCCTTTTAGCTCTGGCCCGTATGGATAATATGGTTAAAATATCCGGCCGTACCACCAGGGAAATGATTTCCAGGGGCGTGGATTTAGGAAAATCCCTGGATGATGCTTCCAAAAGCTTTGGAGGTACCGGTGGAGGGCATGATATTGCTGCCGGAGCTATGATACCCTACAAGGAAATGGATAACTTCCTATCACTGGTTGATGAAATAACCAGTTATCAGCTGGAAGAGTAG
- a CDS encoding bifunctional N(6)-L-threonylcarbamoyladenine synthase/serine/threonine protein kinase, giving the protein MDKIIISLGIEGTAEKTGVGIVDSQGNILSSVGKQLIPPAGGIHPREASEHHAYWIPVLVKEALEKAKIGLKDLDLVAFSQGPGLGPALRTTATAARALSLSLEIPIVGVNHCLGHVEIGRLTTGAEDPVSLYVSGGNTQVIAFAEGRYRVFGETLDIALGNCLDQFSREVGLGHPGGPKVEKLSRESSNYIQLPYTVKGMDLSFSGLLTAALRKREKGASLEDLSYSLQETAFGMLVEVTERALAHTQKKEVMLCGGVAVNERLRDMVSQMSKEHYADFFIPPGEYCGDNGAMIAWMGQLVYEDRGGQKLKDTKVIQRYRTDQVDVPWMESSKKRLKLPQELLAKGAEANILEGEWLSQDILIKKRIPKGYRIKELDDYLRKSRSKREARLIGEAKKQGVRTPVLYNIDLQEKALYMEKISGQMVKDVLPHLEKSRRRNLCQEIGRKIGLLHSAEIIHGDLTTSNLILSDNDVVFIDFGLGRFSDLVEDKGVDLLVFKKAISGIHNKISAECFKEILKGYEIAPDYEKVLRKIEEIESRGRYW; this is encoded by the coding sequence ATGGATAAAATAATAATTTCCCTGGGAATAGAAGGAACCGCAGAAAAAACAGGGGTGGGTATTGTGGATAGCCAGGGTAACATACTATCCTCGGTGGGAAAACAATTAATTCCCCCTGCAGGGGGTATTCATCCCCGGGAAGCATCAGAGCACCACGCGTATTGGATTCCCGTGCTGGTAAAAGAGGCCCTTGAAAAAGCTAAAATAGGTTTAAAAGATTTGGATCTGGTAGCATTTTCCCAGGGACCTGGTCTGGGACCTGCCCTTAGAACCACCGCCACTGCAGCCCGGGCCCTATCCCTGTCCTTAGAAATACCTATTGTAGGGGTTAATCACTGCCTGGGGCATGTGGAGATAGGTCGCTTAACCACCGGGGCAGAAGATCCGGTTTCATTGTATGTGAGTGGTGGTAACACCCAGGTTATTGCCTTTGCCGAAGGTCGCTACCGGGTTTTTGGAGAGACCCTGGATATTGCCCTGGGAAACTGCCTGGATCAATTCTCCCGGGAAGTGGGTCTGGGACACCCGGGAGGTCCTAAGGTAGAAAAACTATCCCGGGAATCTTCAAATTATATCCAGCTACCCTATACAGTGAAGGGTATGGATTTATCTTTTTCAGGACTACTTACGGCAGCACTGCGAAAAAGAGAGAAAGGTGCCTCCCTGGAGGACCTATCCTACAGTTTACAGGAAACTGCCTTTGGGATGCTGGTGGAGGTAACTGAACGGGCCCTGGCCCATACGCAGAAAAAAGAAGTGATGCTCTGTGGTGGGGTGGCAGTTAACGAGCGCCTGCGGGATATGGTATCCCAAATGAGTAAGGAGCATTATGCTGATTTTTTCATACCCCCAGGAGAATACTGTGGGGATAATGGGGCCATGATTGCCTGGATGGGGCAGCTGGTATATGAAGATAGGGGTGGTCAGAAACTGAAGGATACTAAAGTTATTCAGCGCTACCGTACCGATCAGGTGGATGTTCCCTGGATGGAAAGCTCTAAAAAGCGCCTAAAATTACCCCAAGAACTTCTGGCCAAAGGTGCAGAGGCCAATATCCTGGAAGGTGAATGGCTTTCCCAGGACATTTTAATTAAAAAAAGAATCCCTAAAGGATACCGTATTAAGGAGCTGGATGATTATTTACGTAAATCTCGAAGCAAAAGGGAAGCCCGTTTAATTGGAGAAGCTAAAAAACAGGGGGTTAGAACCCCGGTTTTATATAATATTGATTTACAAGAAAAAGCCCTGTATATGGAGAAGATTTCCGGGCAGATGGTAAAGGATGTACTCCCTCACCTGGAAAAATCCCGGAGGCGAAACTTATGCCAGGAAATAGGACGTAAAATCGGCCTTCTGCATTCGGCAGAGATAATCCATGGGGATTTAACCACTTCCAACCTGATTTTAAGTGATAATGATGTGGTTTTCATTGATTTTGGTCTGGGACGGTTTTCAGATCTGGTAGAGGATAAGGGTGTGGATTTACTGGTATTTAAAAAAGCAATTTCAGGAATACATAATAAAATCAGTGCAGAGTGCTTTAAAGAAATTTTAAAAGGTTATGAGATTGCTCCAGATTATGAGAAGGTCCTGAGGAAGATTGAAGAAATAGAAAGTCGGGGAAGGTACTGGTGA
- a CDS encoding tRNA (adenine-N1)-methyltransferase has translation MRILIDERGKKYLVNAEKDFQSDLGIIKKEALEEAQPGDTLLSHLSREFKVIKSNVNDFIELMERRCSILLPKDIGIVISYTGLGCGDRVVDAGTGAGAIALHFSNVVGEKGMVYSYEIREDFSIIAQKNLDQFGIKNIELKNQDVKEGIKERDVDLIFFDLPKPWEAVDIAFGALKTGGWLAVYAPYIEQVQLLKKICKNAGFENFNSLECILREIEVKVKGTRPKTRMVGHTGYLVFSRKL, from the coding sequence TTGAGAATTTTAATTGATGAGAGAGGTAAAAAGTACCTGGTTAATGCAGAAAAAGATTTCCAGAGCGATCTGGGAATCATAAAAAAAGAAGCCCTGGAAGAGGCCCAACCAGGAGATACCCTGCTTAGTCATCTATCCCGGGAATTTAAAGTAATTAAATCCAATGTAAATGATTTTATTGAGCTTATGGAAAGGAGATGTTCTATCTTACTTCCTAAAGATATTGGGATAGTTATTTCCTATACCGGTTTAGGGTGTGGTGATAGGGTGGTGGATGCTGGTACCGGGGCCGGAGCCATAGCTTTGCATTTTTCCAATGTGGTGGGAGAAAAAGGAATGGTCTATTCCTATGAAATAAGGGAAGATTTCTCCATAATTGCCCAAAAAAACCTGGATCAATTCGGAATAAAAAATATTGAGCTGAAGAATCAGGATGTAAAAGAAGGAATTAAAGAACGTGATGTGGATTTAATTTTCTTTGATCTACCTAAACCATGGGAAGCTGTTGATATAGCATTTGGAGCTTTAAAAACAGGAGGATGGTTAGCAGTATATGCACCCTACATTGAACAGGTCCAGCTTCTAAAGAAAATATGCAAAAATGCTGGTTTTGAAAATTTCAATAGTTTAGAATGTATATTAAGAGAAATTGAAGTTAAAGTAAAGGGCACCCGACCTAAAACCAGGATGGTGGGCCATACTGGTTATCTGGTGTTTTCCCGTAAATTATAA